From Aedes albopictus strain Foshan chromosome 1, AalbF5, whole genome shotgun sequence, one genomic window encodes:
- the LOC109409089 gene encoding uncharacterized protein LOC109409089: MAFKIVILSVALVGLAAANPASQPAFWKGTPMDGMVEEMRSMCSSDNDSGACLKYKIMNFLDTVFKKDNFQLTDDVEVHGNGYAGLGARSSNGVLDNVEQYLKSHDVTFKLPVADAKVTVSPRNIDNEELSLTVSFPKTSGRSAVEARKSKLKKIVIPIMVFVLLKAMTLIPMALGILGLKAWNSLQLSFFSFIVSVGLAIFQLCKKLAVDNHHPHIAAHGPWDAGRSFAAAPAVPEYVGQDLAYNAYA; this comes from the exons ATGGCATTCAAAATTGTGATTTTGTCCGTTGCCCTCGTTGGGCTGGCTGCGGCCAATCCTGCCAGTCAACCTGCTTTCTGGAAGGGAACTCCCATGGATGGGATGGTCGAGGAGATGCGATCCATGTGCAGCTCGGATAACGACTCCGGCGCTTGCTTGAAGTACAAAATCATGAACTTCTTGGATACGGTGTTCAAAAAGGATAACTTCCAG CTCACCGATGACGTCGAAGTGCACGGAAATGGATATGCTGGATTGGGAGCCCGCAGCAGTAACGGAGTCTTGGACAATGTCGAACAGTACCTGAAGAGCCACGATGTCACCTTCAAGCTGCCAGTTGCCGACGCCAAGGTCACCGTGTCGCCCCGCAACATCGACAACGAAGAACTGAGCCTAACCGTCAGCTTCCCAAAAACCTCCGGACGTAGCGCCGTCGAAGCCCGCAAGTCCAAGCTGAAGAAGATCGTCATCCCAATCATGGTGTTCGTCCTTCTGAAGGCCATGACTCTGATCCCAATGGCTCTCGGTATCTTGGGACTGAAGGCCTGGAACTCCCTGCAGCTGTCCTTCTTCTCGTTCATTGTCTCCGTTGGACTGGCCATCTTCCAGCTGTGCAAGAAG CTCGCCGTTGACAACCACCACCCGCACATCGCCGCCCACGGCCCATGGGATGCTGGCCGATCGTTTGCCGCTGCTCCAGCCGTGCCCGAGTACGTCGGACAGGATCTGGCCTACAATGCGTACGCCTAA